In Candidatus Binatus sp., the genomic window CGCGGGCGCAGAAGATCACCGGCGTGCCAATCACGACGCATACCGAAGAAGGCACGATGGGCCGCGAGCAGCTCGACATTTTCGCGTCGGAAGGAGTGGACCTGAAACACGTGATCATTGGGCATAGCTGCGGATCGTCAGACTTGAGCTATCACGTGGCGATGCTTGATCGCGGCTGCGTCCTCGGCTTCGATCGCTTCGGCCTGGATTTCGCGCATCCCGACAAATTGCGCCTCGCGTCGCTGATCGGCTTGCTCGGCGTGGGCTACCAGAATCAGCTCGTGCTATCGCACGACACGGTCGCATGCTGGCTGGGACGCGGACTCGAGCTGCCGCCCGAAACCGCAAAGCTGATTAAGAATTGGACGCCGACGCACGTGTTCAAGAACATTGTGCCTGCGCTCAAGGAGGCCGGCGTCGGTGAAGCAAAAATCCGCGCGATGCTGGTCGAGAATCCGCGGCAGTATTTCAATTAGCGCGAACTGCGCGCGGGCAAATCGCTAACGAATCGATCGCGGCGCATCTACTTCGATGCGCCGTGATGCTCCGGCCTGTGATTCTTCGCCGGCTCGGATATCCCGGACTCGACATGCTCGCGCCATTTGTCGATCGCCTCGACGGTAAAGCGCCAGTCGCTGCCGACCCTGAAAGCCGGCAACTGATGCCTTCTCAGCATCCGGTAGATCGTCGATGGATGCACTCTCAGGTAGCTCGAAACTTCCTGAACCGTCAGAACCTTGCTCTTCATCTGGTCGAAACGTTCC contains:
- a CDS encoding helix-turn-helix domain-containing protein; amino-acid sequence: MERFDQMKSKVLTVQEVSSYLRVHPSTIYRMLRRHQLPAFRVGSDWRFTVEAIDKWREHVESGISEPAKNHRPEHHGASK
- a CDS encoding phosphotriesterase, with protein sequence MKAINTVTGTINPEQLGTTLMHEHLLIGWAGWELDCQAPKFERKAALKNCVERLKELRDLGLTSFVDPCPMDIGRDVTFMAEVASASGINIICSTGLYKEDLGNTAYFKQRTVDDIAAVYVSEINKGIADTGIKAGIIKCATGKGMITTYEENCLRAAARAQKITGVPITTHTEEGTMGREQLDIFASEGVDLKHVIIGHSCGSSDLSYHVAMLDRGCVLGFDRFGLDFAHPDKLRLASLIGLLGVGYQNQLVLSHDTVACWLGRGLELPPETAKLIKNWTPTHVFKNIVPALKEAGVGEAKIRAMLVENPRQYFN